In Opitutus sp., one genomic interval encodes:
- the argS gene encoding arginine--tRNA ligase, producing MHVSFNLAAAFDAVLKTAATAAGFDAAEFSPEVRTADPKHGDFQANGVLPYAKRTKQNPRALAEKLVAALPADAREAAEVVIAGPGFINFTLKPGALQAWLRAFPTRAELAAGAAATYAGQTWVVDYSSPNTAKQMHVGHLRSAVIGESVCRLLAFSGAKVIRDNHIGDWGTQFGKLIWAYKKVLASDPAALEAALAADPLAEFERLYKVGNNASDADPAVLKEAQQELVKLQAGDPEDTAIWNKIGEVSFTAFQQIYDLLGIRFDLTLGESFYNDKVERVYRELTECGLATESQGALVVFHPEHPRFKEQPFLVRKSDGAANYASTDLATILYRKEVLKADAAAYVIDSRQGDHCQQLFLTAQKWFDKTGRTCPHLEHVAFGTVLGEDGKPLKTRSGENIKLKDLLREAIERARRLVDERSSDLPEAERAQIAEIVGIGSVQYADLSQNRSSDYLFSWDKMISLEGNTAAYLLYAVARIRSIFRKLEATPGDVTTETAANAIETPAELALARKLVKLADATSLATSGLRPHFLGLYLYELAGEFSAFYAADKVAVEDPAIRARRLLLCARTLLVLETGLELLGLRTVNRM from the coding sequence ATGCACGTTTCGTTTAACCTAGCCGCCGCTTTTGACGCGGTCCTGAAGACTGCCGCGACCGCCGCCGGCTTCGATGCCGCCGAGTTTTCCCCCGAGGTGCGCACCGCTGATCCCAAACACGGCGACTTCCAAGCCAACGGCGTTCTTCCTTACGCCAAGCGCACGAAACAGAATCCCCGCGCCCTCGCCGAAAAGCTCGTCGCCGCCCTCCCCGCCGACGCGCGCGAGGCCGCAGAGGTGGTCATTGCCGGCCCCGGATTCATCAACTTCACCCTCAAGCCCGGCGCGCTCCAGGCGTGGCTGCGGGCCTTCCCCACCCGCGCCGAACTCGCCGCCGGTGCCGCCGCGACCTACGCCGGCCAAACCTGGGTCGTCGACTACAGCTCGCCCAACACCGCCAAACAGATGCACGTCGGCCACCTGCGCTCGGCAGTGATCGGCGAATCGGTGTGCCGCCTACTCGCCTTCAGCGGCGCGAAGGTCATTCGCGACAACCACATCGGCGACTGGGGCACCCAGTTCGGCAAACTCATCTGGGCCTACAAAAAAGTACTCGCCTCCGATCCGGCCGCCCTTGAAGCCGCCCTCGCGGCCGATCCGCTGGCCGAATTCGAGCGCCTCTACAAAGTGGGCAACAATGCCTCCGACGCCGACCCAGCCGTGCTCAAGGAGGCCCAGCAGGAGCTGGTCAAACTTCAGGCCGGCGACCCCGAGGACACCGCCATTTGGAACAAGATCGGCGAAGTCAGCTTCACCGCGTTCCAGCAAATCTACGACCTGCTCGGTATCCGTTTCGACCTGACGCTCGGCGAGAGTTTTTACAACGACAAGGTCGAGCGCGTTTACCGTGAACTCACCGAGTGCGGCCTCGCCACCGAGAGCCAAGGCGCGCTGGTGGTGTTCCACCCCGAGCACCCGCGCTTCAAGGAACAGCCCTTTCTCGTGCGCAAATCCGATGGCGCGGCGAACTACGCCTCCACCGACCTCGCCACCATCCTCTACCGCAAAGAAGTGCTCAAGGCCGACGCCGCCGCCTACGTGATCGACTCGCGCCAAGGCGACCATTGCCAACAACTCTTTCTCACCGCCCAAAAGTGGTTCGATAAAACCGGCCGCACCTGCCCGCACCTCGAACACGTCGCGTTCGGCACCGTGCTCGGCGAGGACGGCAAGCCGCTCAAAACCCGCAGCGGCGAAAACATCAAATTGAAGGACCTGCTGCGCGAGGCGATCGAACGCGCCCGCCGTCTGGTCGATGAACGCAGCAGCGATTTGCCCGAGGCCGAGCGCGCCCAGATCGCCGAAATCGTCGGCATCGGCTCGGTCCAGTACGCCGACCTCTCCCAAAACCGCTCCAGCGATTACCTCTTTTCATGGGACAAGATGATTTCGTTGGAGGGTAACACCGCCGCGTACCTGCTCTACGCAGTCGCGCGCATCCGCTCCATTTTCCGCAAACTCGAAGCCACGCCCGGTGATGTGACCACCGAGACTGCGGCCAACGCCATCGAGACTCCCGCCGAGCTGGCACTGGCCCGTAAACTGGTGAAATTAGCCGACGCGACCTCACTCGCTACCTCCGGCCTGCGCCCGCACTTCCTTGGGCTTTACCTCTACGAGCTCGCCGGCGAGTTCAGCGCGTTCTATGCCGCCGACAAAGTCGCCGTCGAAGACCCCGCAATCCGCGCCCGCCGTCTGCTGCTCTGCGCGCGCACTTTGCTCGTTTTGGAAACCGGCCTCGAACTCCTTGGCTTGCGCACGGTCAATCGCATGTGA
- a CDS encoding DUF4339 domain-containing protein, whose amino-acid sequence MATQEFYIRNASETEARGPFNHEHMVSLAENGQITKETLYYDAGTEQWVALETNPEVCAVVFPQKVALKLKAKTTFKTLNVADANAAPISVDQLLAAADGRTAETADKLDPTIARERAAGIGRWSALIILCISAAALCLPSIDVLTKLDMEALLLHPMAILGVGQALLALLLLLQVTQAYPLVRLSATLGMGMVGVILWSRGQTTPMASFALGSLGLYFCTVFINFVGVGLAAGLGLAGMAGYAMFALTT is encoded by the coding sequence ATGGCCACGCAGGAATTCTACATTCGTAACGCGTCTGAAACCGAAGCCCGCGGTCCGTTTAACCACGAGCACATGGTGTCCCTGGCCGAAAACGGCCAGATCACCAAGGAGACGCTCTACTATGACGCCGGCACCGAACAGTGGGTTGCACTCGAGACCAACCCAGAAGTTTGCGCGGTTGTTTTCCCGCAAAAAGTGGCGCTCAAGCTGAAGGCCAAAACGACGTTTAAAACCCTTAACGTTGCCGACGCCAACGCCGCCCCGATTTCCGTCGATCAACTGCTCGCCGCCGCCGATGGTCGCACTGCGGAAACCGCCGACAAGCTTGACCCGACCATCGCCCGTGAGCGCGCCGCTGGTATTGGCCGCTGGTCCGCCCTGATCATCCTGTGCATCAGCGCGGCCGCCCTGTGCCTGCCCTCCATCGACGTTCTGACCAAGCTGGATATGGAAGCCCTGCTGCTCCACCCTATGGCCATTCTCGGGGTTGGCCAGGCCTTACTCGCACTCCTACTGCTCCTCCAAGTCACGCAGGCGTACCCCCTTGTTCGTTTGAGCGCCACCCTCGGCATGGGCATGGTCGGCGTCATTCTCTGGTCGCGCGGCCAGACCACACCCATGGCGAGCTTTGCACTGGGCTCGCTGGGACTTTATTTTTGCACGGTGTTCATCAACTTCGTCGGCGTCGGCCTGGCGGCCGGGCTTGGCTTGGCCGGCATGGCTGGCTACGCCATGTTTGCGCTGACGACTTAA
- a CDS encoding YihY/virulence factor BrkB family protein, translated as MSAPFWQRLLATYRTEIWRPRHLGDKSLRGRFYAGVRIISLTLAVLTETQAASRAAALSFSSLLGLGPLVALTVMVAGFMLDKQDPAIAAQTLSGLIEKIAPQLQHLVPAAELQSANGTTTTANPDLMHMIEGFISGSRNGAVGAMGALSLIVIVLQLFTSVESSFNDIWGVRQGRAWLLRIVYYWTVLTLGAVLFFAAITGLSAGAVFNAFETFLPYGASVVAALKFLVPAGSLLVLVALLTLFYRTIPNTHVWWRAALVGALVVATLLVLNNYLAFLYLKRVVLQKSLYGSLGLLPVLMFGLYVFWFFVLLGGQVSYAVQNVNVRNSQAAWSTLPESLRERLCLSVLLQIARRFHGCRPPYSALQLGNHLKVSTQVINECLNRLVKMNLISPVALAEDADSTDHRFQPARPLSHITLGDFKRLDDDFGGSPGAMHLSEQDPLVSRYQEAVTELNRTAFFQQSLEELLTAHPLPVS; from the coding sequence ATGTCCGCCCCGTTCTGGCAGCGACTTCTCGCCACCTACCGAACGGAAATCTGGCGGCCCCGCCATCTCGGGGACAAGTCACTGCGCGGCCGTTTTTATGCCGGGGTGCGGATTATTTCCCTCACGCTAGCGGTACTGACTGAAACCCAAGCGGCCAGCCGAGCCGCCGCCCTCAGCTTTAGCTCGTTACTGGGTCTGGGGCCGCTGGTGGCCCTCACGGTGATGGTCGCTGGGTTTATGCTCGATAAGCAGGACCCCGCCATCGCCGCCCAAACCCTCAGCGGCCTCATCGAGAAAATCGCTCCGCAGCTCCAACACCTCGTGCCCGCCGCCGAGCTGCAATCTGCCAACGGCACGACGACCACGGCCAACCCCGATCTGATGCACATGATCGAGGGGTTCATCAGCGGTTCGCGCAACGGAGCGGTGGGGGCCATGGGCGCGCTCAGTCTGATCGTCATTGTGCTGCAGCTGTTCACCTCGGTGGAATCCTCGTTCAACGATATCTGGGGCGTTCGCCAAGGCCGCGCCTGGCTGCTGCGTATCGTCTACTACTGGACGGTGCTGACTTTGGGCGCGGTCCTGTTCTTCGCCGCGATTACCGGCCTGTCCGCCGGCGCGGTATTCAACGCCTTCGAAACCTTCCTTCCCTACGGCGCCTCCGTGGTCGCGGCTCTCAAATTCCTCGTACCCGCCGGATCGCTACTGGTGCTGGTGGCGCTGCTGACCCTCTTTTACCGCACCATTCCCAACACCCACGTGTGGTGGCGCGCCGCCCTCGTCGGCGCGCTGGTGGTGGCCACGCTGCTCGTGCTCAACAACTACCTCGCATTCCTCTACCTCAAGCGCGTGGTCCTGCAAAAAAGCCTCTACGGCTCGCTCGGCCTTTTACCGGTTTTGATGTTCGGCCTGTACGTGTTTTGGTTCTTCGTCCTGCTCGGCGGCCAGGTGAGCTACGCGGTCCAAAACGTGAACGTCCGCAACAGCCAAGCCGCCTGGAGCACGCTTCCCGAGTCCCTGCGCGAACGCCTTTGCCTATCCGTCCTGCTGCAAATCGCGCGCCGCTTCCACGGCTGCCGCCCACCCTACTCCGCCCTGCAACTGGGTAACCACCTTAAGGTCTCGACCCAGGTCATCAACGAGTGCCTCAACCGCCTGGTCAAAATGAACCTGATCAGCCCGGTTGCCCTGGCCGAAGACGCCGACTCGACCGACCACCGCTTCCAACCCGCCCGCCCGCTCAGCCACATCACCCTGGGCGACTTCAAACGGCTCGACGACGACTTCGGCGGCTCCCCCGGCGCCATGCACCTCTCCGAGCAAGATCCCTTGGTGAGCCGCTATCAGGAAGCGGTCACCGAGCTCAACCGCACTGCGTTTTTCCAACAAAGCCTGGAGGAGCTTCTCACTGCGCACCCGCTGCCGGTGAGTTAG
- a CDS encoding peptidyl-prolyl cis-trans isomerase, with the protein MISWIQRTFQQHFKWLFLALLILVIISFVFITNASSGFGHVAKQTPARPYFGINLASAEDTKELVRDASLSVQLHGMQMRSEGQFQQYALQRLAALHLAGELNLPTPSNDDLTRHIQTLRAFAGPDGKFDAKVYAKFRDDLKTNPQLRESDVTRVIADDVTYQQVLKLLSGPGYVLPADVQQQLNRGNTTWTLEAVTIDIPSFSPAIAAPPEALAKFMEFNGARYEISPKAGVSYIDFPAAAFVGKVTITEEKLRAYYDANSARFLKPLSDKPAAVSTPDADFAAARKQVEEAYTLERAQALANAAAGDFAVALYDGKVTAATLDAFLAARQLSRKTLAAFNADSIPAELGTNRRIADEALKTGPQRLFSDPVETGRGAAILVWNETVPARQPALAEVKERVTADYLESEKRKRFSEAGATLRTALEARLKAGDTLAKAVAACASTIPAKLDVKTWPAFTLAKPPQDLDYSIYNAIENLPKGALSPMVTTVEQGLIVYAADKKLPSADPASAQFAETRTRLAAYTASRNGSDVLSGLVTAELAKSAPATP; encoded by the coding sequence ATGATTTCCTGGATCCAACGTACCTTCCAGCAGCACTTCAAGTGGCTGTTTCTCGCCCTGCTCATTCTGGTCATAATCTCCTTCGTGTTCATCACCAACGCCTCTTCCGGCTTTGGGCATGTCGCCAAGCAGACCCCGGCCCGCCCCTACTTTGGGATTAACCTGGCCTCGGCCGAGGACACCAAAGAGCTGGTCCGCGACGCCTCGCTGAGCGTGCAACTTCACGGCATGCAGATGCGCAGCGAAGGCCAGTTCCAGCAGTACGCACTTCAGCGCCTGGCCGCCCTCCACCTAGCAGGCGAACTCAACCTGCCCACCCCGTCCAACGACGACCTCACCCGCCACATTCAGACGCTGCGCGCCTTCGCCGGCCCCGACGGCAAATTCGACGCCAAGGTTTACGCCAAGTTCCGCGACGACCTCAAAACCAACCCGCAGCTGCGCGAAAGCGACGTCACCCGCGTGATCGCCGACGACGTGACTTACCAGCAGGTTCTCAAGCTGCTCTCCGGCCCCGGCTATGTCTTGCCCGCCGATGTCCAGCAGCAGCTCAACCGCGGCAACACCACCTGGACGCTCGAAGCCGTCACCATTGACATCCCGAGCTTCAGCCCCGCCATCGCCGCGCCCCCCGAGGCCCTGGCTAAATTCATGGAATTTAACGGTGCCCGCTACGAGATCAGCCCCAAGGCCGGCGTGAGCTACATCGACTTCCCCGCCGCCGCCTTCGTCGGCAAGGTGACGATAACCGAGGAAAAGTTGCGCGCCTATTACGACGCCAACAGCGCCCGCTTCCTCAAGCCCCTCAGCGACAAACCCGCCGCCGTCTCCACCCCCGATGCCGACTTCGCCGCCGCCCGCAAGCAGGTCGAAGAGGCTTACACGTTGGAGCGCGCGCAGGCCCTGGCCAACGCCGCCGCCGGAGACTTCGCCGTGGCGCTCTACGATGGCAAGGTCACCGCCGCCACCCTCGACGCCTTCCTCGCCGCCCGCCAGCTCAGCCGCAAAACCCTGGCCGCCTTCAACGCCGATTCCATTCCCGCCGAGCTTGGCACCAACCGCCGCATCGCCGACGAAGCGCTCAAAACCGGCCCGCAGCGCCTCTTCTCCGACCCGGTCGAAACCGGCCGCGGTGCCGCCATCCTCGTCTGGAACGAGACCGTGCCGGCCCGCCAGCCCGCTCTCGCCGAGGTCAAAGAGCGCGTCACGGCCGATTACCTGGAGTCCGAGAAGCGCAAGCGCTTTTCTGAGGCCGGCGCCACCTTGCGCACCGCGTTGGAGGCCCGCTTGAAGGCCGGCGACACCCTCGCCAAGGCCGTGGCAGCCTGCGCGTCCACCATCCCCGCCAAACTCGACGTCAAGACCTGGCCCGCCTTCACCTTGGCCAAGCCCCCGCAGGACCTCGACTACAGCATTTACAACGCGATCGAGAACCTGCCCAAGGGAGCGCTTTCCCCGATGGTCACCACGGTCGAGCAGGGTTTGATTGTCTACGCAGCCGACAAAAAGCTGCCCTCGGCCGATCCCGCATCCGCCCAATTTGCCGAGACCCGCACGCGCTTGGCGGCCTACACCGCCTCACGTAACGGCAGCGACGTCCTCTCCGGCCTAGTGACCGCCGAGTTGGCCAAATCAGCCCCGGCCACCCCGTAA
- a CDS encoding zinc ribbon domain-containing protein: MPVYRYAPVKCPCKLCGDGFDHRHDTDEAALTACPTCGQAVNRVIVQPVNTPKLLAPLSIAKAKQAGFTVFKRISDTELERQ, encoded by the coding sequence ATGCCCGTTTACCGCTACGCCCCCGTCAAATGCCCCTGCAAGCTCTGCGGCGACGGCTTTGATCACCGGCACGATACCGACGAGGCGGCGCTCACCGCCTGCCCCACCTGCGGCCAAGCGGTCAATCGCGTCATCGTGCAACCGGTTAACACGCCAAAATTGCTCGCTCCACTGTCGATCGCCAAAGCCAAACAGGCCGGTTTCACCGTTTTCAAACGCATCTCCGACACCGAGCTAGAACGCCAATAA
- a CDS encoding TolC family protein, whose product MFRPLRLPPAAFFTLALAALVTSPAHAQLAAPAPTPAPSPASAPAPLTLEECVARALNQNFDLQLQQFATQNARESVITADASFDPTLFSSVSAAGAQDSTVSPTRNTRDQAASLGVTQLLASGATARVSTALERSKESPFVAPPLFNPVYNSDLALSVNQPLMQGFGVTITRSAIERARLAVSRAQYDFKDAVLTVIRNVESAYYILAFAREQLVVRKLSLAVAQTLFDENTIRQRTGVATSLDVLQAEVGVANARRDLLLAEQAVSDREDALLNLIGRFANAQRPGPVRLSDEPAPAVSFDLSYALALANAPELASNQLLAEQLKLDLAVAKNNRLPTLDLGAAVGLNGADRRNATSALNSSASGDSYDWQVDLTLSIPWGLRAERAKYRQARTNLTRQETAIAQLDQNLLVDVRAAVRAVDTNRETVTVSILATELSRKQFEAEKARYEAGRSTYRFVEDARRDYDTARVNELLARVNLRIAVAELSRLEGSSLTRYQVKLEK is encoded by the coding sequence ATGTTTCGCCCCCTCCGACTCCCTCCCGCTGCTTTTTTCACCCTCGCTCTGGCCGCCCTCGTAACGAGTCCCGCCCACGCCCAGCTGGCTGCGCCAGCGCCAACACCCGCGCCATCGCCCGCTTCCGCCCCCGCCCCGCTCACGCTGGAGGAATGCGTTGCCCGCGCGCTCAACCAGAATTTCGACCTGCAGCTCCAGCAGTTCGCCACCCAGAACGCCCGCGAATCGGTCATCACCGCCGATGCCAGCTTCGACCCGACGCTCTTTTCATCGGTGTCTGCCGCCGGTGCTCAAGATTCTACCGTCAGCCCCACTCGAAACACCCGCGACCAAGCCGCCTCGCTTGGCGTGACCCAACTCCTGGCCTCCGGCGCTACGGCTAGGGTCAGCACCGCGCTAGAACGCAGCAAGGAATCGCCCTTCGTCGCACCGCCGTTGTTTAACCCCGTTTACAACAGCGACCTCGCGCTCTCGGTTAACCAACCGCTGATGCAAGGCTTCGGGGTGACCATCACGCGTTCCGCGATCGAACGCGCCCGCCTCGCCGTGTCCCGCGCCCAGTATGATTTCAAGGACGCCGTGCTCACCGTGATTCGCAACGTCGAGTCCGCCTACTACATCCTCGCCTTCGCCCGCGAACAACTCGTCGTGCGCAAACTCAGCCTCGCGGTCGCTCAGACCCTGTTTGACGAAAACACGATCCGCCAGCGCACCGGCGTCGCCACCAGCCTCGACGTCCTGCAAGCCGAAGTCGGCGTGGCCAACGCCCGCCGCGACCTCCTGCTCGCCGAACAAGCGGTAAGCGACCGCGAAGACGCTTTGCTCAACCTGATCGGTCGCTTTGCCAACGCCCAACGCCCCGGCCCCGTCCGTCTCTCGGATGAACCCGCACCGGCGGTGTCCTTCGACCTGTCCTATGCGCTGGCCTTGGCCAACGCGCCCGAATTGGCCTCCAACCAACTTTTAGCCGAGCAACTCAAACTCGACCTCGCAGTCGCCAAAAACAACCGCCTGCCCACCCTCGATTTGGGTGCTGCAGTGGGCCTCAACGGCGCCGACCGCCGCAACGCCACCAGCGCGCTGAATAGCTCCGCTTCCGGTGATTCCTACGACTGGCAAGTCGACCTGACGCTCTCGATCCCGTGGGGGCTGCGCGCCGAACGCGCCAAATACCGCCAGGCCCGCACCAACCTCACCCGCCAGGAAACCGCCATCGCCCAACTCGATCAGAATTTGCTGGTCGACGTGCGCGCCGCTGTTCGAGCGGTCGATACCAACCGCGAAACCGTTACCGTTTCTATTTTGGCCACGGAGCTCAGCCGTAAACAATTCGAAGCAGAAAAGGCCCGCTACGAAGCGGGCCGCTCGACCTACCGCTTCGTGGAAGACGCCCGCCGCGACTACGACACCGCGCGGGTGAACGAACTGCTCGCCCGGGTAAACCTTCGTATTGCCGTAGCCGAACTGAGCCGCCTCGAAGGCAGTTCACTCACGCGTTATCAGGTCAAATTGGAGAAGTGA